tttatgtcttcaaaggtcttctgccttataggagtgtagctttaggagtcttggaagcttgaagtagaagccttgaaagagtatttgtgtctttaaaggtcttctgccttgtAGGAGTGTAGTtttaggagtcttggaagcttgaagtagaagtcttggaagagtgtttgtgtcttcaaaggtcttctgtcttataggagtgcagcttcaggagtcttgggagtcctctacttgttagtgaattctctctgAGTCTTCTGAGGGTAGAAAATGTTGcctttacaaatgaagagaacttctctatttatagagttctcaggtgggtttcgtgggcttggttggtcaatgggcctgacccttgggcccaattagttatTGGGCCTGATCTGGAATTTGGGtctaattcaactttttttttgtagcttagactttaagcccaaatagtaatatcaaattggaccaatttaatctcatctgattcatccgcgtgacgtcatcgaaacttgtcttcaattcaattcgggacagtgtcaacttttaattggacccaaagtcaatgatttagacattcgtcgttaatttagcaaacgacatggtgacttgtgattggtccaaaatttctcattcaacagtaactattacaactttttttttcttttgtcaaattaaattattctTTGATAAGTACAACAAAGTGGGAAGGGGACCATCATTCATGCCAATTGATTCCTAACCTTAAACAATTATTGATAATATATAGCTTctctaattaaataattaagtagTAGCAACTCTTTTGGTTCAGTTAGATTTGATTTTGTTGTCAATTTAAGTGCTTTTCAATTACTTAATTTTGAGTTGCTTTTATTATACTTTCATGATTGattatttatatgttttgtGGCTTGATTTTGAAAAGTTTGCTGGTTGAGTTTTGTATTAATGTAATAATAGAGATAATTTTCCAATCTAAACTTGAAAGNaaagactaaaaaaaaaaaaaaaaaaccctcttaTCATGTCCCGGCAAATGATTATATTAGGAGAGAACTTTTCTACTAACCAACAAATTGGAGAGGGTATAATGTTAAAACATGGTAAaaagaaaatactttttttttttgtcatagtTTCATGAACGAACTTAGAGATACCCAATCATTTGATCCATTTAGAATAAATATAACGCAAACTTTTCAATCTGCTCTCAAAAACATTTTTGGTAGAAAATTGAATaaagtatttttgaattttcttttgaaaaaaatatctcCAACACTTCAAACTTTTACAACCTAAAAGCACTTTTATTGATCAATgaacaattaaaaaagaaaaactaaacaCTCCCTTTTTTAACATCATACCAAACCAAACACATAATAATTTTCCCCTCAAAATCTCCCCTCTTTTTTAATCAGTTCTTGCAAACCCACactttgaattaaaagaaaaaaagatagatCAAGCattcaacttaaaaaaaaaaaaagatagtcTAGAAGTGATTCAGCCGTAGGCTTTTATTATTACAAAAGGGAGCTCGCATTTAAGTAAAGTTATGAGCTACCTGAAGAAGGCATTGGAGAACTTGCAGTGGCTTTGAAAACATAGGCATATGATCAGCTCCTTCAATTTCCATTACATTTTGAATCCCATAATTTTGAATCATCCATTTCTGGAAGTGCTTTGGGATTGTCTTGTCTTCACCGCAAATCACATACACTTTTTTAACTGATCCATAATTTTCCTCGGTAAATTTCTCTGCTTTTGCCAACTCTTCCACGAGTAATGACCCTGGTCTCACCAAACTCTTCCCTAAAGCTAGATCCTTTTCATtatggtaaataaataaattaaaaaaaattaacatccCTTACTAATAATCAATAGAGAAAATGTTACAGAAGAGAAATAGAGAAAACCTCAGAAGGGGAGAGATGATAGATGAAGTTGGCCATGCATTTGGgaccaaataaaaaataacttgaaGAAGCTTCATCATCAACTCTGTTTTCATAACCACAAGATTGGGTGTCCATCCAAAATTCTTTGGGAAGGCTCTCTAGAAACTTGATTATTGAACcatatattaaaacaaataaggATTAAAAAGTCTGCATGGTTTTGCTTTAAGTTCCAtaagaatattattatttatttctagGTTAGAGATAGGAGACTAGAGATAATTGCTATTacttatatactatagatctgTTTCATCTCTAACCGGAGACTTTGTTTGACTTTATTTGCATGCACCTAACATAATATTGGTAGAAATCAATGTTTAATGGTCTCGAGATCCTTGTTAGTCTATTATTAGTAGAAATAAGTGTCTCGAGATCTTGGAGACTCATTCTATCTGAAATACTTGGTTGATCTTTATAAGGAAGTCAAAATATATCATCttataataacttttttttcttaatacaataaaaatgagATATTCGAACTACAgatcttttaatttaatctaaaatatTTAGAGTTGAAAGATTATAGATACCTGTTCTGAGACATAGGAAGGATGGTGGTGAGTATCAGGAGCAAGGGCTGTTAAGAAAACAGAAGCTGAAATGTTGTGAGGGAATTTCTCCATGGCCAAAGCCAAGCTCATGCCACCAAAGCTATGGCCAACCAATATCACCTTTTCATTTGGACCAACACAAGCCATGGTCTTCAACAATGGTTCTGAATACTCTTCAAGCGACTTAACCTCCTGGATTGCCTTTCTGTGGACCCCAGCTCCTGCCATGTCCAACACCGTTACACGGTGGCCGGCTGCCTCGAGCAAGGGCTGGATCTTGTACCAACACCATGCTCCATGACAAGCTCCATGAACCAGAACAAAATGCCTTTGCTCCATGTGTGGTCACAGGCCTCTGTGTCTCTCTTAATTTCCTTTCACCAAATATATAATAGAACTCTagtgaaaagtaaataatatgAGTGGTTTTGAGATATGTGAATAATGGAAGCTTTTATTTTGTAAGGAcagaattattttaatttgacaatAAATTCGAGAAAAATCTCTCCATGGAAAAAAGaaaccaattttattttagtaaatATAGTAATCAAGTCTAAAGATTTATTTAGATTGCATGGATTAAAATTAGacaattgaaaatatagagactaaaacGAAATGAGCTTAGTTCATAATTGACATTAGTATGTAGTGAGGATTCAGAGGTTTGTGGTTCAAATTTTCTCACTActctctttatttaaaaaaaaaaagtgtaaaaaataaaattgaataaacttcCAAACATagaaccaaaatagtatttaaaattATACATAAAAGGAAAACTCTAAATATTAGTTTTCTGTAAACATATAtagacaaaaaaaagaaaaaaaaaaaagaaaaaaaaaagtaatggcTCTTTTTGGCACTACCATGTTTAGAAAGAATGGTGTTACATGAAATTTGTccaatgaaaagaaagaaaagatgtGCTCTGTATTATTCTCAAACAAGAAAGTAAAAAACAGAGTAGCACCTTACCCGTGattaagataaaaataaaattgtgagGTTAAGAAGAAATGTGTTCACCTTTCACTTGTTAACTGCAGGCGAAGGGCCCCATCACATACGTTTCAGaacaaaaatacaagtacacCCAAATTATGCAAAAGGAGTTGATGCTTCTGTTTTCAGCTAAGTTCAATTGGGACGATAGTGAAATTTATAAACCGGACTATGTCATTCTTAACAAGTCATTGTCAAGTTTTCAgggtgaaaaaaagaaaaggaggtATCTACTATAAGTTAACTATGTTATGAGCAAGATGTATCATCAGTGAAGCAAATCTCAGGCCCCCCAAGATCGAGACTCTCTCTCTATAAGACTTGAGGTCCCATCAAATCGTGAGACTCATTCTCACTCGTATTGTATCTTTCCTTCTAAGAACAAAGTCCCATTTGTTCGAATGACTTAGGCTCTACCTAAGCTCGAGAATCCCTTCTTAAACGGATCTTCTAACCCTCGATATGAGGATCACAAAGTATGTCTTCAAGAGATTCAACTCTATCAATACACTGGATGTTGATCGAACACACACTAAGTTGTTTTCTTTCATGCACGAGCTtcacacaaaaataaaatggcCAAATCGAACCAAAGGACTAATTGTCCTATCAATATGCACTATGAAAACACATACGATCAAATCTAACTTCCATAGTAGtcgcatattgaaaaaaaaaagaaaagaataagcAAATAATGATGTAGAAGGAAAAAAACCTGATAAGGAAAGTATTTTGCAGAATCTACATTTCCGTAGAACATACCTTTGCTAGAAAACCACAAATGCAGAGATAACTCGGATGACATTTGTGATACTTAAACAAATATTACCTTTGTGATACTTAAACAAATATTGCCAACCTCATAATATCTAACAAACTCCCCATTTGGCATACTTTTTAAACATCGACAAAATGCagaattaatcaacatagtcAAATAAGCAGAAACACAATGTCATTGAAACAGAACATAACAGTTTGAGAGACAAACCACACCATTCACAACAGCAacagaaacaaaacaaaaaaaaaaagaaaagaaaaagaaaccacCACAACAAAAGCAACGACTTCATACTTCTCCCCTTTTTGCCATGCTTAAAAAAAGAACTAGAGAAGAGAAGCAGAAAAGTAGTCATCAACACTCATTCACATCATCATCCTGTGCACCAGAGTTTCTACCCTGATTCAGACTATCCAAAGCACTACGAAGAAAATTCAATATGTCATCCACTTCAATTTTGCGAGTAGAGGTATTTTGGGCCAAAATGCCAAGATCTTTTGATTCATTCGCTAGCACACGCATCACCTTTTTCCCACATGGAGTCAGAAGAAACTTTCTAATTGGACTTTCAGTCATAGGGACATCGGTGTGAACCAGGTTAGAAACATGTTTTCCCCGATACAATTTGTAGTTAAAGGACAGAGTAGGGGGAAGAGGTCTAGGAATGTCTGAGTCCAGGAGAAGATTAAGATTTTGAGCAAGTAGAATTCCACAAATAAGTCtaggaaaacaaaaaagaacTTTTATGGCTTGAAAAGCAATATGGCGTTTAATTTGATTAAGGATAAAGGCACCGTAGTTGAATTTTTTCCTTGTGCCAATCTGATACAGAAGACTTATCAACGCAGTAGAGAGACCAAATTTGTGAGAAGTCGAGCACCAGTTCTCAATCTTTATCTTATAAAGcaatacatatttcatatcgAGATCAGAGCAAGACAACCAACCTTTCTTGGGCGGAACACATTTGACTCCCCCTATGAATTCAAAAACAAGATCAGACATAGATGGTCATTGTTCAGTGACTTTTTCAAGAACTTGGCGATTTAGAAACTTGTTAATGAGAGAGGCTGAAAACGCAAAGAAATACCCTCTCACATGGACCTTTCTATAGTCTGGGTTGCCTTCATTATCAAACTGGTGAGAGAGATTTACATAAAATTCACGAACCAATTGTGAGCAGTATGGTCCAAGCTTCAACACAGAGCAAACATTAACCTTCACAAGTAAATTCATAATCTCTAGACAGTCTTGTGCTTGTTCAGAGAGATCTATTTCAACAACAATCCTCTTGTTTACTACAAACTTCCACTCTTAGCACTATCCTCAGAGTGGAATGATATACCATCTAAAGACATGGCTAAAACATCTTTCTTTTTTACTCTCCTCTTGGTCTTAGTTTTTTGAATATCCTCATCCAGCATATCTAGAGGATCTTTTTCTAACACACTTTCTTCTTCATCAATCCATTATGAGTCAGAAATAGTTGCATTATGAGCACTTGCCTTCTAGGAACCCTCACTAACACCCTTGTTCTTATCTTTTTATTTCAACTGGCTAATCGACATATTGTCATCAGAAGATTCGTCATTAGAACAGGAGGCGCTCTTACTTGCTTCTTCCTCTGCAGAAGAATTTTTACTCTTCTCAGCCTTATCAGATATAGTATCCTCAGTTTCGTTTTCAGAACGTTCCTTACTTGAGTTACTTTTGTCATTCAAACTTTTTGAGTTCCCATGATCTTCTTCCTTTTCGACACACTCGGATTCATTTAACATCCTAGATGTAGTAACATTCGATAACACATTTAGAGCCCCAACCTCAATAGTTTCAACATTTTGAAGTGCTTCATCAATATTGGACTCAACACCCAACACAGTTGGACTACTTTAAGTTAATTTATCTTTTAACGGTTCTGTATTGTCATAAACTCTAGACCCTTTAACTCTATTTTCAACAACTCGTGTTGTTTTATAGATGCAACATGCATGTCCTCCCCAGCCATAgtaacattttcattttcatagtCAACAAGAAGGAGATCAGTACTTGTAGAGTTTTAAAGATCAAATGGAAGATGGGAAGGCTCACTTTCAACATAAGGACCCACAAGGTCCTTCGTGGTTAGTTTAAGGGAGGTcttccccttcttcttcttaccTTTAGCTTTTGTCGCATGAGTTGTTTGTCTTCGTTTTACACCAGGAGAAGGAACAACATTACCTTGACTCAATGTCTCAGCATTAAGGTTTGAAATGTGACCAACTTCCATAACATTCGTTGGAATAATTTCATTGGAAGATTCAACGATCTTCTTTctatttgctttttttttttttttttgtagcgcACTATTTTTGGTTTAGAAGTATGAATTCCTCTTCGAGTACTCACCATTTTGTTTACAACCACCAGAGAGAAGCCACAAACACAAAGGAAGTTGAAAAGATCGTGGGCATGCATAAATTCAAAAACTTCTTTCCTACAAACACACAACTGACAGAAgttattatgaaaaataaaaaagtaaatatttttcaacttaCCTTGATCAACCCCTCGACATGCACAAGCATCATGCCACATGTCCTACTTCTGAGAAATGGGCCTTAATCCTTTCGCACCCACCTGCAAAACTTGAGTTACCACAAGTCAACTGTACAGAGACCCGAGGCAATACGAAGAGCCTCAGACTATTTAATATCTAGTGCCTTTGTGAAGATGTCAAAATTCGATTTTCAATTCGAATATGTTCCAATTTGTTTACTTTCTACCAATTCTTGGATGAAATGGTGTCTGAAGTCAATATGTTTTGTCTATTGTGTTGGACTGGAttcttagaaatatttatggtaCTCAAGTTTTCACAGTATAATATCATAACATTTTGCACGACATCGTATTTCTTTGAGCATCTGCTTCACTTAGAGAAGTTGAGTGCAACGACTTCCTGTAACAACATATTCAGCTTCAGTAATGGAAAGAGATACATAATTCTGCTTCTTGCTAAACCAGGACaccaaattgttttccaaaaagAAACATCCACCAAAAGTACTTTTTCGATCTTCCGAGCTTCCAACCTAATCCACGTCACAATGGCTTACTAGGGGGTTGTTAGTGTCAAAAGAGTAAATAAGACCATACTCACATGTACCATTAATGTATTTGATGGTTCGTTTGGCACCCAACAAGCGACTTGCTTTAGGTTTAGCTTGATATCTAGCACGGGCTTCTACAACAAAAGCAATGTTTGGCCTGCTAGCAGTGAGAAAGAGTAAACTCCAAATAACGCTTCAGTATAAACTCTCATCAACACAAGAACCATCAGAATCTTTAGATATTTTAGCATGTGTAGGAGCAGAAGTTCTCTTTGTACGAGCCTTTTCAAGCCCAAATTATTTGACTAGGTCTATCACATATTTTCTTTGGGAGGTGAATAATCCATCCTTAAACTGCTTGATCTGAAACTCCAAGAAGTATGTCAGTTCACCCACCAAGctcatttcaaatttattttgcaTTTGATTGACAAAAGGATCTACAAGATGTTGAGACATTCCTTCAAACactatatcatccacataaacTTGAGCAATCACAAAAATCCCTTTATCTTTCCTCACAAACAACGTTTTGTCAACTTCTCCTCTCACATATCCCTGCTTAAGAAGAAATTCAGATAATTGATCATACCAAGCATGTGGTGCTTATTACAAACCATATAGAGCTTTTCGTAGCTTGTAGACATGATTAGGATGAACTAGATCAACAAAAAATTTAGGTTGTTCAACATAAACTTCTTCATTCAAGTACCCAATAAGGAAGAAACTTTTAACATTCATCTGATAAAGTTTGTACTTTAgcaaacaaacaatatttagcAGAAGTCTAATTGCTTCCAGGCGAGCCCAAGGGGCAAACGTCTCATCAAAGTCAACACCCTCAATTTGAAAATATCTTTGAGCAACCAAATAGGCTTTGTTTCTTGTAACAATTCCATCAgcatcagattttttttttaagatccaTTTGGTGCCAATGACATTTGCTGAAATAGGATGAGGAACCAATGCCTAGACCTGATGTCTTTCAAATTGCATTAGTTCTTCTTACATGTCATTCACCCAACACTAATCTTTTAAAGCTTTAGTTGCATTCTTAGGTTTCATAGGAGATATGTAACAAATATTAGAAATCATGTGCAAATAATCCACCTTCCTCTTTCTTCCTGGTGGGAACTTCGATCCAACATCTCTTATAATATTACTAgaagaacaattcttcaaaattctacTAGAAGGATGCTTGGTATGCTTCTGATCATCTTCATTATCTGAGATTGTGTTGTGTTCAAAATTTTGAGTAATATCACAGGAATTGTCATGAACAATTGGTGAAGCAATCGATTTTGATTTACACAAATATGTCGTAACAGActcatcatcatcttcatttGCCTCAACAGCAAATTTTCCTCCATTTGCATCATCTATGACAATATTGGTAGATTCCATAACAATCTTTGAACGCTTTATAAATCCTGTAAGCTCTGCTATTTGTTGAATACCCCAAAAAGATTCCTTCATCACTTTTGGAAACTCATTTTTCCTTTGGATATTGATTATCTAAATACCCCAAATATTGGTAGATTCCATAACACGaactacaaaaaaaatgaaaatatttgacATTAGGTTCCTCCCccttcaaatttcataatttgtgCAGTCTGTGCCAGGATAAATCACAATTCAATTATGTATATGGCAAGCAGTACTCAGAGCTTTAACCCAAAAATGATAAGAAAGGTCATAAACATGAAGCATAGCATGAGCCATCTCCTATAGAGTACGATTTTTCCGTTCAACAActccattctgctgaggtatgATGGGAGCAAAGAATTCATAGTGTATACCTTCAGAGTGGCAAAATTCAAATTGACTATTTTCAAACTCCCTGCCATGATCACTATGAATGCAAACAATGTTAAGCCCTTTATCTTTTTGCAGTTGAAGGCACAATGTCTTGAGCACCTAGAACGACTCAGGATtttctcttataaatttaacccaCGTGTATCTAGAAAAGTCATCAACACAGACCATGACATATTTTTTCCCACCAAGGCTTTCTACTTGCATGGGCCCCATGAGATTAACATGAATTAgctaaaaaaatatgatttgtaATAGTTACGGTTACCTGTTTATGAGGCACTCTCATTTGTTTCTCAACTTGGCATTCTCCACATATAACTTCTTTATAGTTGCTGAAATTTGAGAGGCCAATCACAATATTTCTCATCATAACCTTCTATCTAGTTTTAATATTGACATGTCCAAGACGCTTGTGCCACAAGCAGATTCATCCTGCTTAGAGATAAGAAAAAATTGCTTTGAATCAGTAGGAGTTAACAAATAACAATTTTCTGATGAGTGCTTTTCTATCATGACAAGAGATTTAGCATTATCCGGGACAATACAATCATCATTGGTAAAGTTCACATTCAGCCCCTGATCACACAATTAACTTATGCTAATAAGGTTTTCTGTCAGGCTCTCTACTAGCATCGCATCATCAAGAACAAGTAATCCTAGATATTTTAGCTTTTCTTTTCCAACAATCTTTCCTGTGGCTCCATCACCAAATGTAACCTGACCTAATCCAACAGTCTTAATATCAGAAACATAGCTCTTTTCATTTGTCATGTGCCTTGAACACCCATTATCAAAAAACCAATCACCTTTAGTTGAAGATCGAAGAGATGTAAGAACAACATTATAACGATTTGGGTTGGATTTGACTTTCTAAACTTTCTTCACAGTGGGAGAATTTGATCTTCTACTATAGACAAACTCAGGAAATCTTGAGCGATTCTCATGTTTATGATACCCATGTAACTTGTAGCAATAGGGTCTTATATGACCTCTTTTTCCACAAAAGTGACATATCCACTGCATCTATTCagataatttttgtttttgaaattgacTTGTGATAGGACATTCAGGCTGCATATTTTTCCAAGGTACTTGCTCGTTGacaaaaaaacatttttctgAATACTATCTTCCTTTTGACGAGTTGGATCTAGTGAACCCAATGCCACGAACATCCCTGGACAACTTACTTTCAGAGAGGATTTGTTCAAGGTTATCAGTTCCTGAATTTAACATCCTTACAAATTTACACACACTTTTTCTCAACTTTAACTTTATTGAGTTCACGCTTCAAGTCAGAGATAACAGACATGAAGCAAATGTTATTAGTAATAAGTGATTCTATCATTCCCTTTTGAACATAAATAGCCTTAGCATCCTCACATTTTTTCTTGTAAAGATTATAGAAAGATGAAATCAATACGTCATCAGTTCCATCATCACCATTTATTGTAGTGAAATTATCTATGAGCTGTTTATCTTTAGAACTGACAGATGAGGTACAACTGACAAATGtcttgacattttcttttggatcaTTACTGCCATCAGGCTTTTCATCAGATAAGGCATAACATAACTCTTATTTTGTCTCTTCATAAATGTTGGGCATTCTGATTGATAGTGACAAAATCCTTCACATTATTTACATCGAAACATCTTATCTTTATTTGAATCATTCCCCCTGGTTTGTCAAAGTCCTTTAAATGGTGAGATCTTTGAATAGATGACCCAAAATTGTTGCCATTCTTTGCCACTTTTGGAGAAAAGAAGGCATacttcttttcaaatttcttcaacaTACGAGagaattattttgataataagaAGATTACATCAACAATATGTTCTTCAAATTCCTCTCTTGATTCAAAAGAATGTTTGTCGATTGAAGACTGCAAAGAAATTCCCTTGTTTCTCTTCTCAGGTCTGTCACTAAGAGAAATTTCAAAGGTGAGAAATGAtccaaaaaaatcatcaactttCACTGTGGAGATATCTTGGACTTCTTTTATAGAAGTGACCTTCTGTCAAATCTTTTTGGCAGAGAT
The nucleotide sequence above comes from Benincasa hispida cultivar B227 chromosome 3, ASM972705v1, whole genome shotgun sequence. Encoded proteins:
- the LOC120072821 gene encoding salicylic acid-binding protein 2-like isoform X1, with product MEQRHFVLVHGACHGAWCWYKIQPLLEAAGHRVTVLDMAGAGVHRKAIQEVKSLEEYSEPLLKTMACVGPNEKVILVGHSFGGMSLALAMEKFPHNISASVFLTALAPDTHHHPSYVSEQFLESLPKEFWMDTQSCGYENRVDDEASSSYFLFGPKCMANFIYHLSPSEDLALGKSLVRPGSLLVEELAKAEKFTEENYGSVKKVYVICGEDKTIPKHFQKWMIQNYGIQNVMEIEGADHMPMFSKPLQVLQCLLQVAHNFT
- the LOC120072821 gene encoding methylesterase 1-like isoform X2, which translates into the protein MEQRHFVLVHGACHGAWCWYKIQPLLEAAGHRVTVLDMAGAGVHRKAIQEVKSLEEYSEPLLKTMACVGPNEKVILVGHSFGGMSLALAMEKFPHNISASVFLTALAPDTHHHPSYVSEQDLALGKSLVRPGSLLVEELAKAEKFTEENYGSVKKVYVICGEDKTIPKHFQKWMIQNYGIQNVMEIEGADHMPMFSKPLQVLQCLLQVAHNFT